The Apium graveolens cultivar Ventura chromosome 6, ASM990537v1, whole genome shotgun sequence genome contains a region encoding:
- the LOC141664556 gene encoding uncharacterized protein LOC141664556 — protein MDKTWILQDRDSLAFEMGVENFLIYAEENSEDRNKIPCPCGRCANFKKFSIKTIRGHIYDNGFCLGYVHWVWHGETASTGPKSSSASCPPEEQAPDPPPEQASDEASEQDQEHVAASETVDVCEAAYNSSQYDNDSYQFSRFVADAEQPLYEGSDCTKLESMLKLHNWKSRFGITDSAFTDLLSSVGSLLPKDNVLPSNAYEAKKNPLQFRGVHADATKCPKCRLSRWKLTKKGEERINLPAKVMWYFLIIPRFKRMFKSPSTAKLMCWHAQQRIQDGKMRHPADSPSWKNIDYRWPSFGSEPRNLRLALSADGVNPHNNGLSNRYSCWPVILVTYNLPPWLCMKRKFMMLSILVPGPHEPGNNIDIYLQPMIDDLKKLWKEGEPNMYDAYNKSFFTLKAVLMWTINDFPAYANLSGCVNKGYKCCPVCGDDTVAKFLTHSRKMCYQGHRRYLPLHHPYRRQKGCF, from the exons atggataagacatggatTTTGCAAGATAGGGATTCTTTAGCATTTGAAATGGGGGTGGAAAACTTCTTGATATATGCTGAAGAAAATTCTGAAGATCGTAACAAAATTCCTTGCCCTTGTGGACGATGcgccaattttaaaaaattctctaTAAAAACAATCAGGGGCCATATCTATGACAATGGCTTTTGTCTAGGTTATGTGCATTGGGTTTGGCACGGGGAGACTGCTTCTACGGGTCCTAAATCTTCAAGTGCTAGTTGTCCACCTGAAGAGCAAGCTCCAGACCCACCTCCTGAGCAAGCCTCTGATGAAGCGTCAGAGCAAGATCAGGAGCATGTCGCTGCTTCGGAAACTGTTGATGTTTGTGAAGCGGCATATAACTCGAGTCAATATGATAATGATTCATATCAGTTTAGTAGGTTCGTAGCCGATGCTGAGCAACCTCTATATGAGGGTAGTGACTGTACTAAGTTAGAGTCGATGTTGAAGTTGCATAACTGGAAATCTAGGTTTGGTATTACCGATAGTGCCTTCACTGACCTCCTTTCTTCTGTTGGGTCTCTACTTCCCAAAGATAATGTGTTACCTAGTAATGCATATGAAGCAAAAAAAAACCCTCTCCAATTTAG GGGTGTACATGCTGATGCAACCAAGTGTCCTAAGTGTCGACTTTCTCGGTGGAAGTTGACAAAGAAAGGTGAAGAGAGGATTAATCTTCCAGCCAAAGTCATGTGGTATTTTCTAATAATTCCTAGATTTAAACGTATGTTTAAATCTCCTTCCACCGCTAAACTAATGTGTTGGCATGCGCAACAGCGGATACAAGATGGTAAAATGCGACATCCAGCCGACTCTCCATCTTGGAAAAATATAGATTATAGGTGGCCATCCTTTGGTAGTGAACCGAGAAACCTTCGCTTGGCTTTATCGGCGGATGGTGTAAACCCGCACAATAATGGCCTATCTAATAGATATAGTTGCTGGCCAGTCATATTGGTGACTTACAATCTTCCTCCCTGGTTATGTATGAAAAGAAAATTTATGATGTTGTCGATATTGGTCCCTGGCCCGCATGAGCCTGGTAATAACATCGACATCTACTTACAACCGATGATTGATGATTTAAAAAAGCTTTGGAAGGAAGGGGAACCAAATATGTATGACGCGtataacaaatcatttttcactttaaaagcaGTTTTAATGTGGACGATAAATGACTTCCCTGCTTACGCAAATTTATCTGGCTGCGTTAATAAGGGTTATAAGTGTTGTCCAGTTTGTGGAGATGACACCGTAGCTAAATTTTTGACTCATAGTAGGAAAATGTGCTACCAAGGGCATCGTCGATATTTGCCTCTACATCATCCTTATAGAAGGCAGAAAGGCTGCTTTTAA
- the LOC141664557 gene encoding uncharacterized protein LOC141664557 — MTTSESAKKRLGGARGVSALHKVVVKKARGKKFKVRYNDFGVPIGNTRPTLQSYIGMLARTMIPIDTENWPKVDCDLKAKLWDDVQDTFKIAPESEKLVLQSAGEKWRQFKADLTAKYVMPFIGKKKKLMKPPKKYAFVGKEPWKKFVAERTSPKWLEQRKLQSNRVGKRKYHHRLSRKGYIGLREEEIKKGNLKRKEKPDRAIFWWKARMPKNPDELTEEQAEINARIAELLEMKEKGEFVPHGTEDVLTTALQTPEHAGRVRGVGGFVTPTAFFNLPKAKKTKITKAELLDQLERNQREMAELKALVNASNGHSPMFSDKSSYQVPVNKEGAADKRNVGVA, encoded by the exons ATGACCACTTCTGAATCTGCAAAAAAAAGGCTAGGAGGTGCGCGTGGTGTTTCAGCTCTTCACAAAGTAGTGGTGAAGAAAGCTCGGGGAAAGAAATTTAAAGTTAGATACAATGATTTTGGAGTTCCCATCGGAAATACCAGGCCTACTTTACAGTCTTACATAGGAATGCTCGCAAGGACAATGATTCCAATCGACACTGAAAACTGGCCAAAAGTGGATTGTGATCTAAAAGCAAAATTATGGGATGATGTCCAG GACACATTCAAAATTGCCCCAGAAAGTGAGAAGCTTGTGCTACAATCGGCAGGTGAAAAATGGAGGCAGTTTAAAGCTGATTTAACTGCAAAATATGTGATGCCATTTAttggaaaaaagaagaaattgatgaAGCCTCCGAAGAAGTATGCGTTTGTTGGTAAAGAACCTTGGAAGAAATTTGTTGCAGAGAGGACGAGCCCCAAATGGCTG GAACAACGTAAGTTACAGAGCAATAGAGTGGGTAAACGGAAATATCATCACCGCTTGTCAAGGAAGGGGTATATTGGTTTGCGAGAAGAAGAA ATAAAGAAAGGGAACTTAAAGCGGAAAGAGAAACCTGATCGTGCAATTTTTTGGTGGAAGGCTAGGATGCCAAAGAATCCTGATGAGCTTACTGAAGAGCAAGCGGAAATAAATGCGAGAATT GCTGAGTTACTTGAAATGAAGGAGAAGGGTGAATTTGTTCCACATGGAACAGAAGATGTGTTGACTACGGCACTTCAGACTCCTGAGCACGCAGGAAGGGTTCGAGGGGTTGGCGGCTTTGTCACTCCAACAGCATTCTTCAATTTGCCGAAAGCGAAAAAGACTAAAATTACCAAGGCAGAGTTGTTGGATCAGTTGGAAAGAAATCAGCGGGAGATGGCTGAACTTAAGGCCTTGGTTAATGCTTCGAATGGTCACTCTCCTATGTTCTCTGACAAATCAAGTTATCAAGTACCTGTTAATAAAGAGGGAGCTGCTGATAAGCGGAATGTTGGAGTTGCTTAA
- the LOC141664558 gene encoding uncharacterized protein LOC141664558, with amino-acid sequence MNVSVHGVPLKPGHVRVSVDGHIQPEASVPVPIPGEIEVVRQAVGSHVAWPRELIIYPTVAKKKKEVLQGQSKRKDELQKLQDDYRKMKLNKNVPKQYKVLYKHAAVFMKATGESIPIPCDSDVGTEKIIYILHENVKALLEFDMIGQAAISAYMA; translated from the exons ATGAATGTTTCAGTACACGGAGTGCCTCTAAAGCCCGGACATGTTCGTGTGTCGGTTGACGGACACATCCAGCCAGAGGCGTCGGTTCCAGTGCCCATACCTGGTGAAATTGAGGTTGTACGCCAAGCAGTTGGCTCTCACGTAGCATGGCCTCGTGAATTGATCATCTACCCAACTGTGGCG aaaaagaaaaaggaagtgTTGCAGGGGCAGTCTAAGCGGAAAGATGAGTTGCAGAAACTTCAAGATGATTATAGAAAAATGAAGCTAAACAAGAATGTGCCAAAGCAGTACAAGGTGTTATACAAACATGCTGCAGTCTTCATGAAAGCCACTGGGGAGTCAATACCAATTCCGTGTGATTCGGACGTGGGGACtgagaaaataatttatatattgcATGAAAATGTGAAAGCATTGTTGGAGTTCGATATGATTGGCCAAGCTGCAATATCTGCTTATATGGCGTAA
- the LOC141663903 gene encoding uncharacterized protein LOC141663903: MYFMPHNHNCHWILVVIWDGDIYILNPLPHPTHFDELEKSLTEAMKSYNAQTGRGNKAPQIKNLLGSPKQPGGVECGYVIMRYMKDIIADKELSFTTKWAAKTRKSYTRQELDEVRMEVLEFIQDKM; the protein is encoded by the exons ATGTACTTCATGCCACATAATCATAA ttgccactggattttggttgtaatttgGGATGGCGACATTTATATTCTGAACCCTCTGCCACATCCAACACATTTTGATGAGTTGGAAAAATCATTAACAGA AGCgatgaaatcctacaatgctcaAACTGGAAGGGGAAATAAAGCTCCTCAGATAAAGAATCTTCTT ggatctcccaaacaaccaggaggggttgaatgtggctatgttataatgcgatacatgaaagaTATCATTGCTGATAAGGAGCTATCTTTTACTACCAAG TGGGCAGCCAAAACTCGAAAGTCCTACACAAGGCAGGAGCTGGATGAGGTGCGGATGGAGGTGCTTGAATTTATCCAAGACAAGATGTAA
- the LOC141664560 gene encoding uncharacterized protein LOC141664560, whose amino-acid sequence MDKTWILQDRDSLAFEMGVENFLIYAEENSEDRNKIPCPCGRCANFKKFSIKTIRGHIYDNGFCLGYVHWVWHGETASTGPKSSSASCPPEEQAPDPPPEQASDEASEQDQEHVAASETVDVCEAAYNSSQYDNDSYQFSRFVADAEQPLYEGSDCTKLESMLKLHNWKSRFGITDSAFTDLLSSVGSLLPKDNVLPSNAYEAKKTLSNLGLEYIKFHSCPNDCVLYRGVHADATKCPKCRLSRWKLTKKGEERINLPAKVMWYFLIIPRFKRMFKSPSTAKLMCWHAQQRIQDGKMRHPADSPSWKNIDYRWPSFGSEPRNLRLALSADGVNPHNNGLSNRYSCWPVILVTYNLPPWLCMKRKFMMLSILVPGPHEPGNNIDIYLQPMIDDLKKLWKEGEPNMYDAYNKSFFTLKAVLMWTINDFPAYANLSGCVNKGYKCCPVCGDDTVAKFLTHSRKMCYQGHRRYLPLHHPYRRQKAAFNGQQEFGQPRRTLSGEEVLAEQEQIKFEFGKKMKKAKKVESPWKKKSVFFELEYWKFHHVRHYIDVMHVEKNVCDSLIGTLLNMRHKIKDSAAARRDMMEMGVRSDLAPQVGVKKTYLPPSPFTLSKAEKRTFLSSLMSMKLPYGHASNIKNCVSMPDLNIYGLKSHDCHILLQQLLSVVIRSVLPKHVRVTIIRLFSFLMLCATK is encoded by the coding sequence atggataagacatggatTTTGCAAGATAGGGATTCTTTAGCATTTGAAATGGGGGTGGAAAACTTCTTGATATATGCTGAAGAAAATTCTGAAGATCGTAACAAAATTCCTTGCCCTTGTGGACGATGcgccaattttaaaaaattctctaTAAAAACAATCAGGGGCCATATCTATGACAATGGCTTTTGTCTAGGTTATGTGCATTGGGTTTGGCACGGGGAGACTGCTTCTACGGGTCCTAAATCTTCAAGTGCTAGTTGTCCACCTGAAGAGCAAGCTCCAGACCCACCTCCTGAGCAAGCCTCTGATGAAGCGTCAGAGCAAGATCAGGAGCATGTCGCTGCTTCGGAAACTGTTGATGTTTGTGAAGCGGCATATAACTCGAGTCAATATGATAATGATTCATATCAGTTTAGTAGGTTCGTAGCCGATGCTGAGCAACCTCTATATGAGGGTAGTGACTGTACTAAGTTAGAGTCGATGTTGAAGTTGCATAACTGGAAATCTAGGTTTGGTATTACCGATAGTGCCTTCACTGACCTCCTTTCTTCTGTTGGGTCTCTACTTCCCAAAGATAATGTGTTACCTAGTAATGCATATGAAGCAAAAAAAACCCTCTCCAATTTAGGTCTAGAGTATATAAAGTTCCATTCATGTCCGAATGACTGTGTACTGTACAGGGGTGTACATGCTGATGCAACCAAGTGTCCTAAGTGTCGACTTTCTCGGTGGAAGTTGACAAAGAAAGGTGAAGAGAGGATTAATCTTCCAGCCAAAGTCATGTGGTATTTTCTAATAATTCCTAGATTTAAACGTATGTTTAAATCTCCTTCCACCGCTAAACTAATGTGTTGGCATGCGCAACAGCGGATACAAGATGGTAAAATGCGACATCCAGCCGACTCTCCATCTTGGAAAAATATAGATTATAGGTGGCCATCCTTTGGTAGTGAACCGAGAAACCTTCGCTTGGCTTTATCGGCGGATGGTGTAAACCCGCACAATAATGGCCTATCTAATAGATATAGTTGCTGGCCAGTCATATTGGTGACTTACAATCTTCCTCCCTGGTTATGTATGAAAAGAAAATTTATGATGTTGTCGATATTGGTCCCTGGCCCGCATGAGCCTGGTAATAACATCGACATCTACTTACAACCGATGATTGATGATTTAAAAAAGCTTTGGAAGGAAGGGGAACCAAATATGTATGACGCGtataacaaatcatttttcactttaaaagcaGTTTTAATGTGGACGATAAATGACTTCCCTGCTTACGCAAATTTATCTGGCTGCGTTAATAAGGGTTATAAGTGTTGTCCAGTTTGTGGAGATGACACCGTAGCTAAATTTTTGACTCATAGTAGGAAAATGTGCTACCAAGGGCATCGTCGATATTTGCCTCTACATCATCCTTATAGAAGGCAGAAGGCTGCTTTTAATGGACAACAAGAGTTTGGGCAGCCGCGTCGAACCCTATCCGGAGAAGAAGTGTTAGCAGAGCAAGAacaaatcaaatttgaatttgggaagaaaatgaagaaggcaaaGAAGGTTGAAAGTCCATGGAAGAAAAAGTCAGTATTTTTCGAGTTAGAATACTGGAAATTTCACCATGTTAGGCACTATATTGATGTCATGCATGTCGAGAAGAATGTATGTGATAGTCTGATTGGCACATTACTAAATATGCGCCATAAGATAAAGGATAGTGCGGCAGCCCGTCGTGATATGATGGAAATGGGCGTTAGATCTGATTTGGCTCCCCAAGTAGGAGTAAAGAAAACCTATTTGCCTCCTTCTCCCTTTACTTTGTCAAAGGCAGAAAAAAGGACTTTCTTGTCATCATTAATGTCGATGAAACTTCCATACGGACATGCATCGAACATAAAAAATTGTGTTTCCATGCCTGATTTGAATATTTACGGGCTGAAATCACATGATTGCCACATTCTTCTCCAACAATTACTCTCGGTTGTAATACGCTCCGTTCTTCCGAAGCATGTTAGGGTCACAATTATTAGATTGTTTTCTTTTTTAATGCTTTGTGCAACAAAGTAG